From the genome of Thunnus thynnus chromosome 1, fThuThy2.1, whole genome shotgun sequence, one region includes:
- the LOC137183451 gene encoding aspartate aminotransferase, mitochondrial — MALLKSNKVFQCLGNITPSLGALSTRNSSWWGGVQMGPPDPILGVTEAFKRDTNPKKMNLGVGAYRDDQGKPYVLSCVRKAEALISAKQLDKEYLPIGGLGDFSKACAQLALGADNEVLKSGRSITVQTISGTGSLRIGANFLARFHGGPHDVYLPKPSWGNHTPIFRDAGMQLKAYRYYDPSTCGFDFKGALEDISKIPEQSVILLHACAHNPTGVDPKPEQWKEIAAIAKKRNLLVFFDMAYQGFASGDIDRDAWAVRYFIEQGHNIVLSQSFAKNMGLYGERVGGFTVVCKDADEAKRVESQLKILIRPIYSNPPMNGARIATTILNTPELRSMWLEEVHGMANRIIKMREQLVAGLKKEGSSHNWQHVIDQIGMFCFTGLKPEQVERLTKEFSVYMTKDGRISMAGVSSGNVGYLAHGIHAVTK; from the exons ATGGCCCTGCTCAAGTCCAACAAGGTGTTTCAATGTCTGGGGAACATCACTCCGTCCCTTGGAGCTCTGTCCACCCGGAACAG CTCATGGTGGGGTGGAGTTCAGATGGGTCCCCCCGATCCCATCCTGGGGGTGACTGAGGCCTTTAAGAGGGACACCAACCCCAAGAAGATGAACCTGGGTGTGGGAGCCTACAGGGATGACCAGGGCAAGCCCTACGTGCTCAGCTGTGTCCGCAAG GCGGAGGCTTTGATTTCAGCAAAACAGCTGGATAAGGAGTACCTTCCTATCGGTGGTTTGGGGGATTTTTCCAAGGCCTGCGCCCAGCTCGCACTTGGTGCTGATAATGAGGTCTTGAAGAGTGGCAGG AGCATCACCGTCCAGACCATCTCAGGAACTGGATCTCTGCGCATTGGAGCCAACTTTTTG GCTCGATTCCACGGAGGTCCTCATGACGTGTACCTGCCCAAGCCCTCCTGGGGAAACCACACACCCATCTTCAGAGACGCTGGCATGCAGCTCAAAGCATACCGATACTACGACCCTTCCACCTGTGGCTTTGACTTCAAAGGAGCTCTCGAGGACATCTCT AAAATCCCAGAGCAGAGTGTGATCTTGTTGCATGCTTGCGCCCACAACCCCACTGGTGTAGACCCCAAACCTGAGCAGTGGAAAGAGATTGCTGCCATCGCAAAG AAGAGGAACCTGCTCGTGTTCTTTGACATGGCTTACCAGGGCTTCGCCAGCGGAGACATCGATCGTGATGCCTGGGCTGTGCGCTACTTCATCGAACAGGGCCACAACATCGTGCTGTCCCAGTCCTTTGCAAAGAACATGGGTCTCTATG GTGAGCGTGTGGGAGGCTTCACTGTGGTGTGTAAGGATGCAGATGAGGCAAAGAGAGTGGAGTCTCAACTGAAGATCCTCATCAGACCCATTTACTCCAACCCACCGATGAATGGCGCCAGAATTGCTACTACTATTCTCAACACACCAGAACTGCGCTCCATGTG GCTGGAGGAGGTTCACGGTATGGCCAACCGCATCATCAAGATGAGAGAACAGCTGGTGGCCGGTCTGAAAAAGGAGGGCTCCAGCCACAACTGGCAGCATGTCATTGACCAGATCGGGATGTTCTGCTTCACAGGCCTCAAACCCgaacag GTTGAACGCCTGACAAAGGAGTTTTCCGTGTACATGACCAAGGATGGCAGAATTTCCATGGCAGGCGTGTCCTCTGGGAACGTTGGATATCTGGCACACGGCATCCACGCCGTCACCAAGTAG